The following are encoded in a window of Nibricoccus aquaticus genomic DNA:
- a CDS encoding ABC transporter permease — MLRFFLSRFLQSCVALFIIITATFFMQRFVPGGPFTQERATTPEIEQRIKEYYRLNDPLWKQYADYMWDITPKKFAPLELRHGLDFKAAFGIDLRPSYRYASYTVNEIIADKLPVSIELGFLALIVALLIGVPLGVIAAMRRNTWPDYGASSFGMIGISTPTFVVGPIAVLLFAIYWRQVPASGWVRWDEIASGRQTLADLISTRILPALVLGIAFAAPILRITRGGMLDVLNQDFIRTARAKGASELRIVLRHGLRGGLLPLVSYLGPAIAGVLTGSFVIETIFQIPGLGREFVTSIGNRDYMLVIGTVIIYAGFIMALNLLADVVQAWMNPKIRLDS, encoded by the coding sequence ATGCTCCGCTTTTTCCTCTCACGCTTCCTACAGTCCTGCGTCGCGCTGTTCATCATCATAACAGCCACGTTCTTCATGCAGCGCTTTGTGCCGGGCGGCCCCTTCACTCAGGAACGCGCCACCACCCCCGAGATCGAGCAGCGCATCAAGGAATACTACCGGCTCAACGATCCGCTCTGGAAACAGTACGCGGATTACATGTGGGACATTACTCCGAAGAAATTCGCCCCGCTCGAACTCCGCCACGGCCTCGATTTCAAAGCCGCCTTCGGCATCGATCTCCGCCCCTCGTACCGGTACGCCAGCTACACGGTCAACGAGATCATCGCCGATAAACTCCCCGTCTCGATCGAGCTCGGGTTCCTCGCCCTCATCGTCGCTCTCCTCATCGGCGTCCCTCTCGGCGTGATCGCCGCCATGCGCCGCAACACCTGGCCCGACTACGGCGCATCCAGCTTCGGCATGATCGGCATCTCCACGCCTACCTTCGTCGTCGGCCCCATCGCCGTCCTTCTCTTCGCGATCTACTGGCGCCAAGTCCCCGCCTCGGGCTGGGTCCGCTGGGACGAAATCGCCAGCGGCCGCCAGACCCTCGCCGACCTCATCTCCACCCGCATCCTCCCCGCCCTCGTCCTCGGCATCGCCTTCGCCGCGCCCATCCTCCGCATCACCCGCGGTGGTATGCTCGACGTTCTCAACCAGGACTTCATCCGCACCGCCCGCGCCAAAGGTGCCTCCGAGCTTCGCATCGTCCTGCGCCACGGCCTGCGCGGCGGCCTGCTCCCGCTCGTCTCCTACCTCGGCCCCGCCATCGCCGGCGTCCTCACCGGTTCCTTCGTGATCGAAACCATTTTCCAAATACCCGGCCTCGGCCGCGAATTCGTCACCAGCATCGGTAACCGCGACTACATGTTGGTGATCGGCACCGTCATCATCTACGCCGGCTTCATCATGGCGCTCAACCTCCTCGCCGACGTCGTCCAGGCCTGGATGAATCCCAAGATCCGCCTCGACTCCTGA
- a CDS encoding peptide ABC transporter substrate-binding protein, with protein MRRLLSVSVTALLLAVAAFSLPASAHAAPKILNYGNGAEPQDLDPQVITGVPEHHIIDSLFEGLVMPSPDGSNVAPGVAERWDLSADALTYTFHLRADARWSNGDPVTAHDFVRSYQRMLTPALGADYAYMLYLVAGAEDFNTGKLTDFSLTGFRAPDARTLQITLRKPAPFFLKSLVHCAWFPVHIPTLEKFDAVTRKATRWTRPENLVGNGAFTLTDWKPGQKIIVSRSPTYWDRASVKLDEIHFHPIDVPDTEEKMFRTGQLHVTHEIPRAKIATYQRDQPAQLSLEPYCGIYYYRFNTARKPFDDVRVRRALALSIDRETIVKFITRGGEIPAYNFVPPNVSGFVSEHHLTADIAEARRLLAEAGYPGGKGLPKIELLYNTDTKHRSIAEALQQMWKKNLGLTNISLTNQEWKVYIAAQKAGDFQFQRAGWIADYVDPNVFFDLWQTGAGNNNTGWGSADYDRLLSDSLDAKTEAERYAIYQQMEKILVAEMPVMPIYFYTHPRLISPQVRNFRTTYLDTFPWKHIDLAP; from the coding sequence ATGCGCCGCCTCCTCTCTGTCTCCGTCACCGCACTCCTGCTCGCCGTCGCCGCTTTCTCCCTACCCGCCTCCGCCCACGCCGCGCCGAAAATCCTGAACTACGGTAACGGTGCAGAGCCCCAGGATCTCGACCCGCAAGTCATCACTGGCGTCCCCGAGCATCACATCATCGACTCGCTCTTCGAAGGCCTCGTCATGCCTTCGCCCGACGGCTCAAACGTCGCCCCCGGCGTCGCCGAACGCTGGGACCTTTCTGCCGACGCGCTTACCTACACGTTCCACCTCCGCGCCGACGCCCGCTGGTCCAACGGCGACCCCGTCACCGCCCACGACTTCGTCCGTTCCTACCAACGCATGCTCACGCCCGCCCTCGGTGCCGACTACGCCTACATGCTCTACCTCGTCGCCGGTGCCGAAGACTTCAACACCGGTAAACTCACCGACTTCTCCCTCACCGGCTTCCGCGCCCCCGATGCCCGCACTCTTCAGATCACTCTTCGCAAACCCGCCCCCTTCTTCCTGAAATCCCTCGTCCACTGCGCCTGGTTTCCCGTCCACATCCCCACCCTCGAAAAGTTCGACGCCGTCACCCGCAAAGCCACCCGCTGGACCCGCCCCGAAAACCTCGTCGGCAACGGCGCCTTCACTCTCACCGACTGGAAACCCGGCCAGAAGATTATCGTCTCCCGCTCTCCCACCTACTGGGACCGCGCCAGCGTGAAACTCGACGAAATCCACTTCCACCCGATCGACGTCCCCGACACCGAGGAAAAAATGTTTCGCACGGGCCAGCTCCACGTCACCCACGAAATCCCACGCGCCAAAATCGCGACCTACCAGCGCGACCAGCCCGCCCAGCTCAGCCTCGAACCGTATTGCGGCATCTACTACTACCGCTTCAACACCGCCAGGAAACCCTTCGACGACGTCCGCGTCCGCCGCGCCCTCGCCCTCTCGATCGATCGCGAGACCATCGTGAAGTTCATCACCCGTGGCGGCGAAATCCCCGCCTATAACTTCGTCCCGCCCAACGTCAGCGGCTTCGTCAGCGAACACCATCTCACCGCCGACATCGCTGAAGCCCGCCGTCTCCTCGCCGAGGCCGGCTATCCCGGCGGCAAGGGTCTCCCCAAGATCGAGCTCCTCTACAACACCGACACCAAGCACCGCAGCATCGCCGAAGCCCTCCAGCAGATGTGGAAAAAAAATCTCGGCCTCACCAACATCAGCCTCACCAACCAGGAGTGGAAAGTGTACATCGCCGCCCAGAAAGCCGGCGACTTCCAGTTCCAACGCGCCGGTTGGATCGCCGACTACGTTGACCCCAATGTCTTCTTCGACCTCTGGCAGACCGGTGCCGGCAACAACAACACCGGCTGGGGCAGCGCAGACTATGACCGTCTCCTCTCCGATTCGCTCGACGCTAAAACCGAGGCCGAGCGCTACGCCATCTACCAGCAGATGGAAAAAATCCTCGTGGCCGAAATGCCCGTCATGCCGATCTATTTCTACACCCATCCCCGCCTGATTTCTCCTCAGGTCCGTAACTTTCGCACCACCTACCTCGACACCTTCCCCTGGAAACACATCGACCTCGCCCCGTAG
- a CDS encoding ABC transporter permease: MPAAPSAPPAAAPAPLAIERGTSLSRDAWHRLRKNKLAVFGMVSLAIITLACVFGPMISPYSISEMPFENVGEPPSWKHWFGTDDNGGRDLLVRVLVGGRLSLAVGLCATFVALTIGVTYGAIAGYVGGKVDALMMRIVDIIYALPFTIFVILLMVFTRTLTIKYNLPASFDLLLIFAAIGAVEWLTMARIVRGQVMSIKKMEYVEAARSLGYGPARIIFRHILPNTLGPIIVYTTLTIPSVMLLEAFLSYLGLGVQAPMSSWGVLLNDGQQKLEEFPWLLLFPAGMFSWTLFSLNFLGDGLRDALDVRSSKD; this comes from the coding sequence ATGCCCGCCGCACCTTCCGCTCCACCCGCCGCCGCCCCGGCTCCGCTCGCCATCGAGCGCGGCACCTCCCTCTCGCGCGACGCCTGGCACCGCCTCCGCAAAAACAAACTCGCCGTCTTCGGTATGGTCTCGCTCGCGATCATCACCCTCGCCTGCGTCTTCGGCCCCATGATCAGCCCGTACAGCATTTCCGAAATGCCGTTCGAAAACGTCGGCGAGCCCCCCAGTTGGAAACACTGGTTCGGTACCGACGATAACGGCGGCCGCGACCTCCTCGTTCGCGTTCTCGTTGGCGGCCGCCTCTCCCTCGCTGTCGGCCTCTGCGCCACCTTCGTCGCCCTCACCATCGGCGTCACCTACGGCGCCATCGCCGGCTACGTCGGCGGCAAAGTCGATGCGCTCATGATGCGCATCGTGGACATCATCTACGCACTGCCCTTCACGATCTTCGTCATCCTGCTGATGGTTTTCACCCGCACGCTCACGATCAAATATAACCTCCCCGCCTCCTTCGATCTCCTCCTCATCTTCGCCGCCATCGGCGCCGTCGAATGGCTCACCATGGCCCGCATCGTCCGCGGCCAGGTCATGTCCATTAAGAAAATGGAATACGTCGAAGCCGCCCGGTCCCTCGGCTACGGCCCCGCGCGCATCATCTTCCGTCACATTCTTCCCAATACCCTCGGCCCGATCATCGTCTACACCACGCTCACCATTCCGTCCGTGATGTTGCTCGAAGCCTTCCTCAGCTACCTCGGCCTCGGCGTCCAGGCCCCGATGAGCTCATGGGGCGTGCTGCTCAACGACGGCCAGCAAAAACTCGAAGAGTTCCCCTGGCTTCTCCTCTTCCCTGCCGGCATGTTCTCCTGGACCCTTTTCTCCCTCAACTTCCTCGGCGACGGCCTCCGCGACGCCCTCGATGTGCGCTCCTCCAAAGACTGA